The Rhododendron vialii isolate Sample 1 chromosome 5a, ASM3025357v1 genome contains a region encoding:
- the LOC131326511 gene encoding protein FAR1-RELATED SEQUENCE 5-like, translating into MSIFKLQAGGIENVGFLPRDLYNDKRDRKIVVHGHDANMLYEHFEMEQQKNPGFRFTFERDDKDRMTHCFWADVTSRKSYQYFGDVVVFDTTYNTNKYSLIFAPILGVNHHRQTTLLDCAFLSDEKTDSFMWLFNEWLKAMPGGPPQMIITDQDPAMTRAIASALPNMFHRYCIWHIVSKFSEKLGALSYKEHYDELKNCIWNSEIPREFDARWATIVGNSKLSTNKWLQDMYEIRDRWVPAYMNHIFSAHMTSSQRAEISHSFFKRYVSKKNSMMDFVMRFNRALVKIRHNELDFDHKNVTEKPLLKTSWAIEKQMSEIYTRSIFERFQEEIFQINAYVVTFIRENEHRCLWNDQREEMEGARIREISVDKSSNHVSCSCKMFEFDGIPCRHLLAYLFRIQIRELSTEYILQRWTKTAKTGRVLDDLGSGVKEICNSSLIVRR; encoded by the coding sequence atgagtatttttaagTTGCAAGCGGGGGGTATTGAAAATGTTGGGTTTTTACCACGAGATCTTTACAATGATAAAAGAGATAGGAAGATTGTAGTACATGGTCATGACGCGAACATGTTGTATGAGCATTTCGAGATGGAACAACAAAAGAATCCGGGCTTTAGGTTCACATTCGAGAGAGATGACAAGGATAGAATGACTCATTGTTTTTGGGCGGATGTGACCTCTAGAAAGTCATATCAATATTTTGGGGACGTGGTAGTGTTTGATACTACGTACAACACAAACAAATATTCATTGATATTTGCACCTATATTGGGAGTCAACCACCACAGGCAGACAACACTTCTTGATTGTGCGTTCTTGAGTGACGAAAAAACTGATTCGTTTATGTGGCTCTTCAATGAATGGTTAAAAGCGATGCCAGGTGGACCACCCCAAATGATCATAACTGATCAAGATCCGGCGATGACAAGAGCAATTGCTTCTGCTCTTCCAAATATGTTTCATCGATATTGTATTTGGCACATTGTGAgcaaattttctgaaaaattgggTGCACTGTCATATAAGGAACATTATGATGAGTTAAAGAATTGTATATGGAATTCTGAAATACCTAGAGAGTTCGATGCAAGATGGGCAACTATTGTAGGAAACTCTAAGTTGTCTACTAATAAATGGTTGCAGGACATGTATGAAATTCGTGATAGATGGGTTCCCGCATATATGAACCACATATTTTCTGcccacatgactagtagtcaacGGGCTGAAATTTCTCATTCGTTTTTCAAGAGGTAtgtgtccaaaaaaaattcaatgatgGATTTTGTGATGCGATTCAATAGGGCACTTGTCAAAATCCGACATAATGAATTGGATTTCGACCATAAAAATGTAACTGAGAAGCCTCTCTTGAAAACCTCGTGGGCAATAGAAAAGCAAATGAGTGAAATATATACACGAAGCATATTTGAGAGGTTTCAAGAGGAAATCTTTCAAATTAATGCGTATGTGGTTACGTTCATACGCGAGAATGAGCATCGATGTTTGTGGAATGATCAGAGAGAAGAAATGGAAGGTGCGAGAATTCGTGAGATTTCGGTGGACAAGTCATCGAACCATGTCAGTTGTAGCTGTAAGATGTTTGAATTCGATGGAATTCCTTGTCGGCACCTGTTGGCGTACCTGTTTAGAATACAAATTAGGGAACTCTCTACTGAATACATCTTGCAAAGGTGGACGAAGACAGCAAAAACGGGTAGGGTGCTGGATGACTTAGGTAGTGGTGTGAAAGAAATATGTAACAGTTCACTTATTGTGAGGCGATAA
- the LOC131325832 gene encoding metacaspase-1-like isoform X2, which yields METIIICPNCHNQLQGTPCSAVYRCQFCKAKISVEKCETVPKGPLSFRWTTKLYGSGSLCSTSDQKPKPMMFSTSGHQPKKAFLCGVSYQKKKHKLKGTVNDVNRMKSLLVDKFCFPENAILVLTEEQSDPNLTPTKKNIQKALSWLVEDCKSGDSLVFYFSGHGLRQPDFSQDEIDGYDETICPSDFMTAGMIFDNEINTTIVKPLKKGAKLHAIVDACHSGTILDLEHVYNSKQKRWVNNKPPSGVSKSTNGGLAISLSACADDQLAADTSECQLSSSKEFDVDKEVFKL from the exons ATGGAAACCATCATCATATGTCCAAACTGCCATAACCAATTACAGGGGACACCATGTTCCGCTGTTTATCGCTGCCAGTTCTGCAAAGCCAAGATTTCGGTGGAGAAATGTGAGACTGTCCCAAAGGGACCTTTAAGCTTCCGTTGGACAACGAAGTTGTACGGAAGTGGTAGCCTTTGTTCTACTTCAGATCAGAAACCAAAACCTATGATGTTCAGTACATCTGGACATCAGCCCAAGAAGGCTTTTCTTTGTGGAGTCAGTTACCAAAAGAAGAAGCACAAACTCAAGGGAACGGTTAATGATGTCAACAGAATGAAGTCTCTTCTGGTTGATAAATTTTGTTTTCCAGAAAACGCTATTCTTGTGCTTACAG AAGAGCAGAGTGACCCAAATCTAACCCCAACAAAGAAGAACATACAAAAGGCCTTGAGCTGGCTTGTGGAGGACTGCAAGTCAGGGGACTCCTTGGTCTTTTACTTTTCGGGGCATGGACTACGACAACCTGATTTTAGTCAAGACGAGATTGATGGGTACGATGAAACTATCTGTCCTTCTGATTTTATGACAGCTGGCATGATATTTGATAATGAAATCAATACCACCATTGTCAAGCCACTGAAAAAAGGTGCAAAGCTTCATGCTATTGTTGATGCCTGTCATAGCGGAACCATTCTCGATCTGGAGCATGTTTACAATAGCAAACA GAAAAGGTGGGTAAATAACAAACCTCCATCAGGTGTTAGCAAAAGTACAAATGGTGGACTAGCCATCTCTCTGAGTGCCTGCGCCGATGATCAATTGGCTGCTGATACAAGT GAATGTCAACTATCATCTTCAAAGGAGTTTGACGTTGATAAAGAGGTATTCAAGTTATAG
- the LOC131325832 gene encoding metacaspase-1-like isoform X1 has protein sequence METIIICPNCHNQLQGTPCSAVYRCQFCKAKISVEKCETVPKGPLSFRWTTKLYGSGSLCSTSDQKPKPMMFSTSGHQPKKAFLCGVSYQKKKHKLKGTVNDVNRMKSLLVDKFCFPENAILVLTEEQSDPNLTPTKKNIQKALSWLVEDCKSGDSLVFYFSGHGLRQPDFSQDEIDGYDETICPSDFMTAGMIFDNEINTTIVKPLKKGAKLHAIVDACHSGTILDLEHVYNSKQKRWVNNKPPSGVSKSTNGGLAISLSACADDQLAADTSAFTGNEMTGVLTFLLVQTIAENPNITYGDLLDKIHEKIVQANKHGCLNAPFLNKLFRRKLLQECQLSSSKEFDVDKEVFKL, from the exons ATGGAAACCATCATCATATGTCCAAACTGCCATAACCAATTACAGGGGACACCATGTTCCGCTGTTTATCGCTGCCAGTTCTGCAAAGCCAAGATTTCGGTGGAGAAATGTGAGACTGTCCCAAAGGGACCTTTAAGCTTCCGTTGGACAACGAAGTTGTACGGAAGTGGTAGCCTTTGTTCTACTTCAGATCAGAAACCAAAACCTATGATGTTCAGTACATCTGGACATCAGCCCAAGAAGGCTTTTCTTTGTGGAGTCAGTTACCAAAAGAAGAAGCACAAACTCAAGGGAACGGTTAATGATGTCAACAGAATGAAGTCTCTTCTGGTTGATAAATTTTGTTTTCCAGAAAACGCTATTCTTGTGCTTACAG AAGAGCAGAGTGACCCAAATCTAACCCCAACAAAGAAGAACATACAAAAGGCCTTGAGCTGGCTTGTGGAGGACTGCAAGTCAGGGGACTCCTTGGTCTTTTACTTTTCGGGGCATGGACTACGACAACCTGATTTTAGTCAAGACGAGATTGATGGGTACGATGAAACTATCTGTCCTTCTGATTTTATGACAGCTGGCATGATATTTGATAATGAAATCAATACCACCATTGTCAAGCCACTGAAAAAAGGTGCAAAGCTTCATGCTATTGTTGATGCCTGTCATAGCGGAACCATTCTCGATCTGGAGCATGTTTACAATAGCAAACA GAAAAGGTGGGTAAATAACAAACCTCCATCAGGTGTTAGCAAAAGTACAAATGGTGGACTAGCCATCTCTCTGAGTGCCTGCGCCGATGATCAATTGGCTGCTGATACAAGT GCCTTCACAGGAAACGAAATGACAGGCGTCTTGACTTTCCTTCTGGTCCAAACAATTGCAGAAAATCCCAATATAACATACGGTGATCTACTCGATAAGATACATGAGAAGATTGTGCAAGCTAATAAACATGGATGCCTCAATgctccgttcctaaataagcTGTTCCGTAGAAAATTACTACAG GAATGTCAACTATCATCTTCAAAGGAGTTTGACGTTGATAAAGAGGTATTCAAGTTATAG
- the LOC131325833 gene encoding uncharacterized protein LOC131325833 gives MFFFVGVRFGSLCSSAIWFYIVTTQNKQYAFYRLAYENNWNLEFRHEGVANEAWGSYWNWDPKESWAFITWTVFAIYLHTRTNTKGLPGYSAIVAYQTYFVRCSSNFMHYSSSISCMYFSSGSMLW, from the exons ATGTTCTTCTTTGTTGGGGTTAGATTTGGGTCACTCTGCTCTTCTGCAATTTGGTTTTACATTGTTACAACTCAAAACAAGCAGTATGCATTTTATAG GTTAGCGTATGAGAATAATTGGAATTTGGAG TTTAGGCATGAAGGAGTGGCTAATGAAGCATGGGGATCATATTGGAATTGGGACCCAAAGGAAAGTTGGGCATTTATTACTTGGACCGTATTCGCGATTTATTTACATACTCGAACAAATACGAAAGGGCTCCCTGGATATTCTGCAATTGTGGCTTATCAAACTTACTTCGTAAGATGTTCTAGTAACTTCATGCATTATTCTTCCAGCATAAGTTGTATGTATTTTTCATCGGGATCAATGCTATGGTGA